GCGTCACCGACGCCGGCGAGGTACTCGTCCAGGCCGCCCGCCGGATGCGGCTGCTGGAGACCGAGACCGACGACCGCCTCCACCACCGGGTCAGTGAACGGCCGGTGACCGTCGGCATCAACGCGGACTCGCTGGGGACCTGGTTCCGGCCCGTGCTGCGCAGCGTCGCCGCCCACGGCGGCATCGGTCTGCAGCTGCAGGTCGAGGACGAACAGCACTCCCTGGAGATGCTGCGCCGCGGCGACGTCATGGGCGTGGTCACCGCCGAAGCCGATCCTGTCCCCGGCTGCGTGTCCGAGGAACTCGGGGTGATGCGCTACTGGCCGGTGGGCTCCCCGGAGCTGGCGGCGACCCTCGGCGACGGGCCGGGGCAGGTGGGGCTGGACCGGCTCCCGGTGCTCATCATCGGGTCCTACGACCGGATGACCGACGACGTCCTCGCCGGGCGCGGCCTCACCGGGTCCGCGGACCGGCGGGTGTCCCGCATCCCGAGTTTCGAGGGGCTCAATGACGCGGTCGTCGCCGGCCTCGGCTGGACGGTGGTCCCGGTCAGTGCCGCGGACCCGTATGTCCGGGCCGGGACGATGGTGCGGCTCGGCGACGAGGTGGGGGAGGTGCCGCTGTACTGGCAGCGCTGGCGGCTCGAATCGGACACCCTCGGGGCACTCACCGACGCGGTCCACGCCGCCGCCGCGGTGGGCCTCGACTGACTCAGGCCGGACCTGTCCCCGCGGCCTCCGCCAGCGCCCGACCGGTCGCCGTCCCGGACGCCGCCACCTGTGCCGGTGTGCCGTCGGCCACCACCCGGCCACCCGCGGCCCCCGCACCCGGCCCCAGGTCGATGACCCGGTCGGCACCGGCGACGACCCGCAGGTCGTGTTCCACCACGACCACCGTGTCCCCGTCGGCGACCAGCCGCCGGAGCTCGGTGACCAGCAGGTCGACATCCGCCGGGTGGAGCCCGGTCGTCGGCTCGTCGAGCAGGTGCACGGTCGGGGTGCGGCGCCGGGTGCGGGTGGACCGCTGCAGCTCGGTGGCCAGCTTGATGCGCTGCGCCTCCCCACCGGAGAGCTCCGGGGCGCCCTGACCCAGCCGCAGATAGTCCAGCCCCACCGCGTGCAGCGCCGCCAGGGCACCGGCGACCGGCGGTTCACCGGCGAACACCTCCCGGGCCTCGGCGACCGTCAGGTCGAGGATGTCGGCGACGGTGTACCCGTGCCAGGTCACCTCGAGAGTCTCCGGGTTGTAGCGGGCCCCGTGGCAGTCCGGGCAGGTCGTGTAGCTGCCGGGCAGGAACACCAGCTCGACCTCGATCTTGCCCTCACCGTGGCAGGTCGGGCAGCGGCCCTGGGTGACGTTGTAGGAGAACCGGGAGACCGTCCAGCCCCGCCGGCCCGCCTCCGGTGTGGCGGCGAAGAGCCGGCGGACATGGTCGAACAGTCCGGTGTAGGTCGCCAGCGTCGACCGCGGGGTGCGTCCGATGGGCTGCTGGGTGATGAGGTTGGTGCGCAGTCCCTCCTGACCGAGCACCTCGGGCAGCACCCGGGAGACCAGCGTGGACTTCCCCGCACCGGAGACCCCGGTGACCGCGGTGAACTGGCCGAGACCGAGGCCGAGATCCACGTCGAGCGTGCGCTCGGTACTGCGCACCCGCAGCGGACCGGACGCCGCCTCCGCACCGTCGCGCAGGCGGGGGAACGGTGCTGCCAGGGCGCGGCCGGTGGGGGTGTCCTGCCCGGTGAGCCCGGCGACCGGCCCGGACCACAGCACCTCACCGCCGAGTTCGCCGGCACCGGGGCCGACATCGACCACCCAGTCCGCCCCCGCCACCAGATCCATGTCGTGCTCCACGAGCAGGACGCTGTTCCCGGCGGCGAGGAACCGGTCCATCAGGCCGCGGACCGCCGCCCGCTCGGTCGGATGCAGTCCCGCCGTCGGCTCATCGAGGACGTACACCACACCGAACAGGCCGGAGTGAAGCTGGGAGGCCAGCCGCAGCCGTTGCAGTTCCCCGGCGGACAGGGTGGTCGCCGGGCGGTCGAGGCTGAGATGACCGAGACCGAGATCCACCGCCGCGGTGAGCGTGGGCACCACCTGGTCGAGCAGCAGACGCTCGGCCTCGGCGGCGGCGTCCTGCCCGGTGGTACCGGAGCCGTCATCCCCGTCGAGTAACGCCAGCAGCCGGTCCAGCGGCAGCGCGTTGAGGCGGTCGACGGTGAGACCGCGGTACGTGACGCGCAGGGCCCCGGGGATCAGCCGCCGCCCGCCGCAGGCCGGACAGGTCGAATCCGTCATGAACGACAGCACCCGTGCCCGCGTCTTCTCCGAGGACGTGGACGCCAGCGACTCGCGCAGGTACACCGCCACCGAACGCCAGGTGCCCCGGTAGGTGCCGTGCGCCTGGTCCGGCCCGCGCTCCGGATGCACCGTCACCACCGGACGCTCCTCCGTGAACAGGATCCAGTCCCGGTCGGCCCGCGGCAGGTCCCGCCACGGCACGTCGGTGCGGTACCCGAGGGTGACCAGGATGTCGTGGAAGTTCTTGCCCAGCCACGCGCCCGGCCAGGCGGCGACCGCGCCGTCGTCGATCGACAGGGACGGGTCCGGCACCATCGATTCCTCGGTGGGGGCGTGGACGGTCCCGGTGCCCTGGCAGGTCGGGCACATGCCCGCGGCGGTGTTGGGGGAGAAGCAGTCCGAGTCGAGGCGTCCCGCCGTCTCCCGCAGGTCGGCCGGGTAGTCGCCGCAGCGGGAGAACAGCAGCCGCACCGAATTCGACACGGTGGAGAACGTGCCGACCGTCGACCGCGCCCCACCGGCCGTCCGGTTCTGTTCCAGGGCGACGGTCGGGGGCAGGCCGTCGATCCGGGCGACCTGCGGGTCGACCGCGCCCGCGATGAGCCGGCGGGCGAAGGGAGCGACGGACTCGAGGTAGCGGCGCTGTGCCTCACCGTGGATCGTGCCGAAGGCCAGTGAGGACTTCCCGGACCCGGAGACACCGGTCACCGCGACCAGCCGGTCGCGGGGCAGCTCCACGTCGACGTGGCGGAGATTGCGCAGGTGCGCATCGTGGACGGTGATGTTGCCAGCCATGGCCGCCCAGTCTAGGCGGTACGGTGGGCGCCATGGACTTCGGTATCGCAGGACGGTGGGCGCTGGTGTGCGCCTCGAGCAGAGGACTCGGATTCGGATGCGCCGAGGCGCTGGCCGGCGAGGGGGTGAACCTCGTCGTCAACGCGCGGAGTTCGGACACCCTCGCGCAGGCCGCCGAACGGTTGCGCGGCCACGGTGTGGAGGTCCGGGAGGTCGCCGGGGACGTCACCTCACCCGCCGTGCGCGGCATGCTGCTGGACGCCGCCCCGCAGGTCGACATCCTCGTCAACAACGCCGGCAGCCCGCCGCCGGGGGACTTCCGGGACTGGGGTGAGTCGGAATGGCTGGCGGCCCTGCAGTCCAACATGCTCACCGCGGTGGAACTGATCCGGGGGACCGTGGACGACATGGCGGCCCGCGGCTTCGGCCGGGTGGTGAACATCACCTCGGGATCGGTGAAGGCACCGATCGCGAACCTGGGCCTGTCGAACGGGGCGCGGTCCGGGTTGACCGGGTTCGTCGCCGGGGTGGCGCGGCAGCCGCAGCTGGCGGCGCACGGGGTGACGCTGAACAATCTGCTGCCGGGCCGTTTCGCGACCGCCCGGATCCTGCAGACCAACGGCGGGACGCCGCCCGAGCCGACCGGGATCCCGGCCGGGCGCTTCGGGGATCCGGCGGAGTTCGGTGCGGCGTGCGCGTACCTGTGCTCGGCACAGGCCGGGTACATCACCGGGCAGAACCTGCTGCTCGACGGTGGGGCGTACCCGGGGACGTTCTGAGGTGGTGGAGGCTGGTCCGCCTCCCCCCGCCTCCCCACACCCCGGTTTTTCACACCTGCGCGGTCGGGGACGCTCATCGGGCGACTCTCTGACCTGCGGGTATCACATCGTGGGACCGGGTGGAGGTGTGAAAAACCGGACGGCCCGGCCACCGTGTCACGGTGACCGGGCCGTCCGGCCGAGGCGGGAAAGCGGGGATCAGTCCTCGGGGACGATACGGACCGCACCCTTGTCGGCGCTGGACGCCATGCTGGCGTACGCGCGCAGCGCCTTGGTGACCTTGCGCTGCCGGTGGTCCGGCTTCCACGGACGCTCGGAGGCGTTCATCGCCACCCGCCGACGCTCGATCTCCTCATCGGGGAGGTCGAGGGTCAGGCTGCGGTTGTGGACGTCGATGGTGACCGTGTCACCGTTCTCGATGAGACCGATGAGCCCGCCGTCGGCGGCCTCGGGGGAGACGTGGCCGACGGAGATGCCCGACGATCCGCCGGAGAACCGGCCGTCGGTGACCAGGGCGCACTTCTTGCCGAGGCCGGACCCCTTGAGGAAGGAGGTCGGGTGCAGCATCTCCTGCATGCCCGGACCACCCGACGGACCCTCGTAGCGGATGACCAGGACGTCGCCGGCCTTGATCTTCTTCTTGAGGATGACGTCCACCGCCTCCTCCTGGGACTCGACGACCAGCGCCGGGCCGGAGAAGTGCCACAGGGACTCGTCGATGCCGGCGGACTTGATCACCGCACCGTCGGGGGAGAGGTTGCCGCGCAGGATGACCAGACCACCGTCGGAGGTGATGGCGTTCTCCACCGAGTGGATGCAGCCGTTCTCCGGGTCGGTGTCCAGCTCGTCCCACACGTTGTCCGTGGAGAACGGGACCGTGGTGCGCACTCCGCCGGGGGCGGCGTGGTACAGGTCGAGGGCCTGCTGCGACGGGTGCTCCGCCGAGATGTCCCATGCCTCCAGCCACTCGGCCAGGGAGGCGGAGTGGACGGTGTGCACGTCCTCCTCGAGCTTGCCGCCGCGCCACAGCTCACCGAGGATGCGGGGGATGCCGCCGGCGCGGTGGACGTCCTCCATGTGGTAGTCGGAGTTCGGGGCGACCTTCGACAGGCAGGGGACGAACCTGGACAGGTCGTCGATGTCCTGCAGGTCGAAGTCCACGCCACCCTCCTGGGCGGCGGCGAGGATGTGCAGCACCGTGTTGGTGGAACCGCCCATGGCCATGTCGAGGGCCATGGCGTTGCGGAAGGCGTTCTTCGTGGCGACGTTGCGCGGCAGGACCGAATCGTCACCCTCGCCGTAGTAACGGCGGCACATGTCGACGATGAGCCGGCCGGCCTCGGAGAACAGGGCGCGACGCTTCTCGTGGGTGGCCAGGGTCGAACCGTTGCCCGGCAGCGACAGGCCGAGGGCCTCGGTCAGGCAGTTCATCGAGTTCGCGGTGAACATGCCGGAGCAGGAACCGCAGGTCGGGCAGGCGGCCTGCTCGACGGTCAGCAGACCCTGCTGGGTGACCTGGTCGTTGGCGGAGGCGGACATCGTCGAGATGAGGTCGGTCGGGGCGTGGGCGACGCCGTCGACGACGACAGCCTTACCGGCCTCCATCGGACCGCCGGAGACGAAGACCACCGGGATGTTGAGCCGCATGGCGGCGTTGAGCATGCCGGGGGTGATCTTGTCGCAGTTGGAGATGCAGACGATGGCGTCCGCCTTGTGCGCGTTGACCATGTACTCGACCGAGTCGGAGATGATCTCGCGGCTCGGCAGGGAGTAGAGCATGCCGGAGTGACCCATCGCGATCCCGTCGTCGACGGCGATCGTGTTGAACTCGCGGGCGATGCCGCCGGCCTCATGGACGGCTTCGGCGACGATGTCGCCGACGTTCTTGAGGTGCACGTGGCCGGGGACGAACTGGGTGTACGAGTTGGCGATCGCGATGATCGGCTTCTCGAAATCCTCGTCGGTCATGCCGGTGGCGCGCCACAGGGCGCGGGCACCGGAGGCGTTGCGCCCCTGGGTGGTCACCGAGGACCGGAACGGGATCTTGTTCATGGTCGTGGTCGTCCTCTCAGCGGGCCGTCTCGCGGCCCGTCATACGTGAGTCATGCAGTTGTGGTGTGTGGTCGGCGGGGAAGTCACCCCGAACCCGGTGTGTCCGCTGACTCTGCCGCTACGTGCGCGGCCGCTGCTCTTCTTCCCGGCGCCGGAGTTCCTCGCGGGCCAGCGTGGCGGTGCGGCGACGGGCCTCGTACTCGTCGTAGTCGTCCTTGTCCATGAGGACGGTGTCGCCGCTGTCCCGGTTGACCACCTTCACCTTGTCATCGGAGGCGGTGATGCCCGGGGTCACCGGGTCGGGAATTCTGCCCCCGGTCACCTCGGCCAGGGTCACCAGCGAGTTGAAACTCACACCGGGCAGCGGGAACGACGTCCCGTCGGTCCGGACGGCGAGGGCTTTTCCTCCACGGGTGAATCGTAGCGCCTTGAACTCGTCCCACACCAACGACCTCCCGGCACGCAGCATGTAGCGGGCACTGATGCCCGTGGCGTCCACGATGGTCCGGCACCGCAGGATGTACACGATGAACAGGATCGGGAGGAGCGGCAGCCAGACGAGGAAGGGGGTGTAGGCGATGCCGATGAGGCTGAGCCCGAGCATCAGCAGGGCGGGAACGAGGTTTCCGCGGTCAGGGCCGGTCCGGTAGGTGGAATTCCGGTCCGGAGCGGCGTCCGGGGAAGTGTCCGTGGAATCCGGTGAACTCATGGTGCCCCATCTAACCAGTCTGACCACCCTGCGGAGCAATCGGGACGCCGTCCCCGGCCCCGGTGCTCCGCCCCAGGGACTGGGACTGAGGGTCGGACTGCGGGTTCGCCTGTCCGGTACCGCCGGTGCCGCCACCGCCGTTGTCGGCCTGGCCGCCGATCTCCCCGGAGTTCCCGGAGTTCCCGGTGTCCCCGGAGGTGCCGGTACCGGTGCCGTAGTCGGAGTTCCCGGTGCCGGTGGTGTCGGTCGTGCCGTCGCCGGTGCCGTGGTCGGTGCCCGAATTCGACGTACTCTGCCGGGCCTGCCCGTCACGGTCGGCGGTGCCGGTCCCGGTCGTCTGCCCGGAGTCCCCGGTCGGGGTGGCCTGTTCCTGACTCGTGGGCGCCGGGGTGCCGGTGCCCGCGGTGCCCGGGGCGGTGGTGGCGGGTGCGGTGACCGCCGGTGCGTCGTTGCGCAGGCGGGACGGGGCGAGCCAGCCGGCGTCGCCGCCGGAGGGGGTGGCGGAGAACAGTCCGATGACCCCCAGCACGGCGAGGACGATGAACAGCACGGTGGTCGAGGGTCGGACGCGGCCGCCGACACTGAAGATCCGCTTGGCGCGGGACCGGTGCGTCTCGTGCCGCCACACCCCGTGTTCGGTGACGTCCTCGATCAGCTCGTCGGTGCTGTCGGTGACCGGCTCGGCCGAGGTGTCGACGGGTTCACTGCCACTGTCGGCGTCGGCATCTCCGGGAGCTGCGGGGTTTTCCGACGTCGCGGGGTTCCCGGTGCCGGGGCCGGCGGTCGGGGTGGCGTCCTGCCGGGTGTCCTGGTCCGTTCCGCCGGACGCCGCGACGATCTGTTCCGGGGTGATCGGCGGCCACTCCTGGGTGGGGGTGTCCTCCCGGTCGACGGCCCGGCCCGGGGCCTGGAACCGGTCCCAGAACGCGGTGATGACCGCCGACCGGATGGTGCGCTGGACCATCCACTGGGTGGCTGGGTTGACGTCGACGGTGACCTCCATGCCGACCGTCCACGGCAGTCCGGCGGCGGTGGGGGCGGTGATGCTCATGGCGGGCAGGACATCGATCTCACCGAGGATCTCGTCCTTGATGCCGGCGGCCTCGATGGCGTCCTCCGCGGCCTCGTGGACGGTCTCGGACAGCGAGGACATCGTGTCCCCGTCACGCATCGGTACCTCGATGTCCACCACGGCGCGCGACCAGTGCTGCGAATAGTTGATCGTCACACTGGCCTGGCTGTTCGGCACGGTGATGAGTTCGCCCTTGCCGGTGCGGATCTGGGTCGCGCGCAGCGTGAGGCGCACGACCTTGCCCATGACCTGGTCACTGGTGCCGTCGAAGGAGACCGTGTCCCCGACGCCGTACTGGTGCTCGGAGATGATGAAGAACCCGGCGAGGAAGTCCCCGATGACCTTCTGGGCGCCGAAACCGACGGCGGCGGAGACCACGGTGGCCGGGACCGCCGCGCCGACGGTGGAGACGCCGAGGTTCTTCAGTGCGGCGTAGACGATGATGAAGTAACCGAGCACCTCCAGCAGGTACACCCCGGCGCCGATGAGGGCGGTCCAGGATTTCCTGCCCTCGTCATCCTTCATGAGCCGGTTGGTGGCGACCCGCAGGAGCAGGCGGGCGACCCGGGGGATGAGGATCCCGACGATGATGAGGGCGGCGAGGGTCAGACCGTGGACGACGATCCAGTCCCACAACGCAATGAGCACGAACTTCACATCCATGGTGCCGACCGTAGTGCACAATTGTTGGGACTTCCTGGCGTGACCGGGATCACCGGAGAATGGCCCGGCGGCGTCCCCGGTGACGGTCCCGGTGACGGCCCGAAACTCGATCACAGAATGAGACTGGGGGTATCAGCGGGTGGGAAAATTGTGGCCACAGCGTTGACCGACGGGGGTCGGTCCGCTACGCTGACCGCCATGACAAACTTCCGACTTCTCGTATCCGCCGGGCGCTAGAGCCCCTGCGGACCATGTCGCGGAAACTTCTGGCGCCCCCGCCCCGTGCAACTGGCACGGGGTCGCGGGGCGTCAGTCATGTCAGGACCTGTCAGACCCACAACTCACGAACCCGTAAAGGAGCGCACGGACTGTGAACGACACTTCACGCTCACGCCCCAGTCCCGCTACTGTCGCCGCCACCGGTCGTGGCCGACGCCCCGAGCGCATCAACGGCGCCCAGGCCGTCGTCCGGTCCCTGGAGGAACTCGGCACCGACGTCGTCTTCGGACTTCCGGGCGGAGCGGTACTCCCGCTCTACGACGCGATCTACGGGTCGGAGAAGCTCAACCACATCCTCGTCCGCCACGAGCAGGGCGCCGGCCATGCAGCCACCGGTTACGCCCAGGTCACCGGCGGCGTCGGCGTGTGCATCGCCACCTCCGGCCCCGGGGCGACGAACCTCGTCACCCCGCTGGCGGACGCCAACATGGACTCGGTCCCGGTCGTCGCCATCACCGGGCAGGTCGGCACCCAGCTGCTGGGCACCGACGGCTTCCAGGAGGCCGACATCCGGGGTATCACGATGCCCGTCACCAAGCACAGCTTCATGGTGACCCGCGCCGAGGACATCCCCGCCGCCATCGCGGAGGCCTTCCACGTCGCCACCACCGGGCGTCCCGGTGCCGTGCTCGTCGACATCCCCAAGGACGTCCAGAACGCCGAACTCGACTTCGTCTGGCCGCCGAGCTACCGCCTGCCCGGGTACCACCCGGTCACCGCGCCGCACTCCCGCCAGATCGAGGAGGCGGCACGGATGCTCAGTGCCGCGAAGCACCCCGTCGTCTACGCCGGCGGTGGCGTGATCAAGTCCAACGCCTCCGCGGAACTGCTCGACTTCGCCGAGCAGACCGGTATCCCGGTGACCACCACCCTCATGGCGCTGGGTTCCTTCCCCGAGTCCCACCCGCAGTTCCTCGGCATGCCCGGCATGCACGGCACGGTCCCGGCCGTCGCCGCCCTGCAGAAGGCCGACCTCATCCTCGCCGTCGGTGCCCGCTTCGACGACCGCGTCACCGGTGACGTCAACTCCTTCGCGCCGGACGCCGCGGTCATCCACGCAGACATCGACCCCGCCGAGATCGGCAAGATCCGTGAGGCCCAGGTGCCGATCGTCGGGGACGCCCGCGAGGTGCTCTCCGCCCTGACCCGGGCCATGGGCGACCTGCAGCTGCCCGTCCCGGACATCGCCGAGTGGCGCACCTACCTGCGCAAGCTCGGTGAGGACTTCCCGGCCGGCTACGACGAGCCGGAGGACGGCAAGACCGCCCCGCAGTACGTGCTCGAGCAGCTCGCCGAGGCCGTGGGCCCCGACGGGATCTACGTCGCCGGCGTCGGCCAGCACCAGATGTGGGCCGCCCAGTTCCTCAACTTCGAGAAGCCGCGCACCTGGCTGAACTCCGGTGGCCTCGGCACGATGGGCTACGCCATCCCCGCGGCCATGGGTGCCAAGGCCGCGGCGCCGGACCGCGAGGTCTGGGCCGTCGACGGTGACGGCTGCTTCCAGATGACCAACCAGGAACTCGTCACCTGCGCCATCGAGGGCCTGCCGATCAAGGTCGCCCTGATCAACAACGGCAACCTGGGCATGGTCCGCCAGTGGCAGACCCTGTTCTTCGACGGGCACTACTCCAACACGAACCTGAAGCCGGGGGACAAGTACCTGCCGGACTTCGTCGGGCTCGCCGAGTCCATGGGCTGCGCCGCGATCCGGGTGACCCGCAAGGAGGACGTCGCCGACGCGATCGCCAAGGCCCGGGAGATCAACGACCGCCCGGTCGTCATCGACTTCATCGTCGGTGAGGACGCCCAGGTGTGGCCGATGATCGCCGCCGGGGCGTCCAACGACGAGATCCAGTACGTCAAGAGCCTCGCGCCGTTGTTCGAGCCCGACAACGTCGCCGAGGTCGCCGAGGAAGGTGAGCAGTAACCATGTCGCAGATCCACACCCTCAGCGTGCTGTGCGAGGACGTGTCCGGTATCGCCTCCCGGATCACCGGGATGTTCACG
This is a stretch of genomic DNA from Corynebacterium nuruki S6-4. It encodes these proteins:
- a CDS encoding ArgP/LysG family DNA-binding transcriptional regulator, coding for MIARHLDTLLLVVDEGSFEAAAARLGVSPSAVSQRIKALESDVGRVVVRRTTPVGVTDAGEVLVQAARRMRLLETETDDRLHHRVSERPVTVGINADSLGTWFRPVLRSVAAHGGIGLQLQVEDEQHSLEMLRRGDVMGVVTAEADPVPGCVSEELGVMRYWPVGSPELAATLGDGPGQVGLDRLPVLIIGSYDRMTDDVLAGRGLTGSADRRVSRIPSFEGLNDAVVAGLGWTVVPVSAADPYVRAGTMVRLGDEVGEVPLYWQRWRLESDTLGALTDAVHAAAAVGLD
- a CDS encoding ATP-binding cassette domain-containing protein, whose translation is MAGNITVHDAHLRNLRHVDVELPRDRLVAVTGVSGSGKSSLAFGTIHGEAQRRYLESVAPFARRLIAGAVDPQVARIDGLPPTVALEQNRTAGGARSTVGTFSTVSNSVRLLFSRCGDYPADLRETAGRLDSDCFSPNTAAGMCPTCQGTGTVHAPTEESMVPDPSLSIDDGAVAAWPGAWLGKNFHDILVTLGYRTDVPWRDLPRADRDWILFTEERPVVTVHPERGPDQAHGTYRGTWRSVAVYLRESLASTSSEKTRARVLSFMTDSTCPACGGRRLIPGALRVTYRGLTVDRLNALPLDRLLALLDGDDGSGTTGQDAAAEAERLLLDQVVPTLTAAVDLGLGHLSLDRPATTLSAGELQRLRLASQLHSGLFGVVYVLDEPTAGLHPTERAAVRGLMDRFLAAGNSVLLVEHDMDLVAGADWVVDVGPGAGELGGEVLWSGPVAGLTGQDTPTGRALAAPFPRLRDGAEAASGPLRVRSTERTLDVDLGLGLGQFTAVTGVSGAGKSTLVSRVLPEVLGQEGLRTNLITQQPIGRTPRSTLATYTGLFDHVRRLFAATPEAGRRGWTVSRFSYNVTQGRCPTCHGEGKIEVELVFLPGSYTTCPDCHGARYNPETLEVTWHGYTVADILDLTVAEAREVFAGEPPVAGALAALHAVGLDYLRLGQGAPELSGGEAQRIKLATELQRSTRTRRRTPTVHLLDEPTTGLHPADVDLLVTELRRLVADGDTVVVVEHDLRVVAGADRVIDLGPGAGAAGGRVVADGTPAQVAASGTATGRALAEAAGTGPA
- a CDS encoding SDR family oxidoreductase; amino-acid sequence: MDFGIAGRWALVCASSRGLGFGCAEALAGEGVNLVVNARSSDTLAQAAERLRGHGVEVREVAGDVTSPAVRGMLLDAAPQVDILVNNAGSPPPGDFRDWGESEWLAALQSNMLTAVELIRGTVDDMAARGFGRVVNITSGSVKAPIANLGLSNGARSGLTGFVAGVARQPQLAAHGVTLNNLLPGRFATARILQTNGGTPPEPTGIPAGRFGDPAEFGAACAYLCSAQAGYITGQNLLLDGGAYPGTF
- the ilvD gene encoding dihydroxy-acid dehydratase, with product MNKIPFRSSVTTQGRNASGARALWRATGMTDEDFEKPIIAIANSYTQFVPGHVHLKNVGDIVAEAVHEAGGIAREFNTIAVDDGIAMGHSGMLYSLPSREIISDSVEYMVNAHKADAIVCISNCDKITPGMLNAAMRLNIPVVFVSGGPMEAGKAVVVDGVAHAPTDLISTMSASANDQVTQQGLLTVEQAACPTCGSCSGMFTANSMNCLTEALGLSLPGNGSTLATHEKRRALFSEAGRLIVDMCRRYYGEGDDSVLPRNVATKNAFRNAMALDMAMGGSTNTVLHILAAAQEGGVDFDLQDIDDLSRFVPCLSKVAPNSDYHMEDVHRAGGIPRILGELWRGGKLEEDVHTVHSASLAEWLEAWDISAEHPSQQALDLYHAAPGGVRTTVPFSTDNVWDELDTDPENGCIHSVENAITSDGGLVILRGNLSPDGAVIKSAGIDESLWHFSGPALVVESQEEAVDVILKKKIKAGDVLVIRYEGPSGGPGMQEMLHPTSFLKGSGLGKKCALVTDGRFSGGSSGISVGHVSPEAADGGLIGLIENGDTVTIDVHNRSLTLDLPDEEIERRRVAMNASERPWKPDHRQRKVTKALRAYASMASSADKGAVRIVPED
- a CDS encoding PH domain-containing protein, whose amino-acid sequence is MSSPDSTDTSPDAAPDRNSTYRTGPDRGNLVPALLMLGLSLIGIAYTPFLVWLPLLPILFIVYILRCRTIVDATGISARYMLRAGRSLVWDEFKALRFTRGGKALAVRTDGTSFPLPGVSFNSLVTLAEVTGGRIPDPVTPGITASDDKVKVVNRDSGDTVLMDKDDYDEYEARRRTATLAREELRRREEEQRPRT
- a CDS encoding mechanosensitive ion channel domain-containing protein, translated to MDVKFVLIALWDWIVVHGLTLAALIIVGILIPRVARLLLRVATNRLMKDDEGRKSWTALIGAGVYLLEVLGYFIIVYAALKNLGVSTVGAAVPATVVSAAVGFGAQKVIGDFLAGFFIISEHQYGVGDTVSFDGTSDQVMGKVVRLTLRATQIRTGKGELITVPNSQASVTINYSQHWSRAVVDIEVPMRDGDTMSSLSETVHEAAEDAIEAAGIKDEILGEIDVLPAMSITAPTAAGLPWTVGMEVTVDVNPATQWMVQRTIRSAVITAFWDRFQAPGRAVDREDTPTQEWPPITPEQIVAASGGTDQDTRQDATPTAGPGTGNPATSENPAAPGDADADSGSEPVDTSAEPVTDSTDELIEDVTEHGVWRHETHRSRAKRIFSVGGRVRPSTTVLFIVLAVLGVIGLFSATPSGGDAGWLAPSRLRNDAPAVTAPATTAPGTAGTGTPAPTSQEQATPTGDSGQTTGTGTADRDGQARQSTSNSGTDHGTGDGTTDTTGTGNSDYGTGTGTSGDTGNSGNSGEIGGQADNGGGGTGGTGQANPQSDPQSQSLGRSTGAGDGVPIAPQGGQTG
- a CDS encoding acetolactate synthase large subunit, with protein sequence MNDTSRSRPSPATVAATGRGRRPERINGAQAVVRSLEELGTDVVFGLPGGAVLPLYDAIYGSEKLNHILVRHEQGAGHAATGYAQVTGGVGVCIATSGPGATNLVTPLADANMDSVPVVAITGQVGTQLLGTDGFQEADIRGITMPVTKHSFMVTRAEDIPAAIAEAFHVATTGRPGAVLVDIPKDVQNAELDFVWPPSYRLPGYHPVTAPHSRQIEEAARMLSAAKHPVVYAGGGVIKSNASAELLDFAEQTGIPVTTTLMALGSFPESHPQFLGMPGMHGTVPAVAALQKADLILAVGARFDDRVTGDVNSFAPDAAVIHADIDPAEIGKIREAQVPIVGDAREVLSALTRAMGDLQLPVPDIAEWRTYLRKLGEDFPAGYDEPEDGKTAPQYVLEQLAEAVGPDGIYVAGVGQHQMWAAQFLNFEKPRTWLNSGGLGTMGYAIPAAMGAKAAAPDREVWAVDGDGCFQMTNQELVTCAIEGLPIKVALINNGNLGMVRQWQTLFFDGHYSNTNLKPGDKYLPDFVGLAESMGCAAIRVTRKEDVADAIAKAREINDRPVVIDFIVGEDAQVWPMIAAGASNDEIQYVKSLAPLFEPDNVAEVAEEGEQ